A part of Rhodamnia argentea isolate NSW1041297 chromosome 8, ASM2092103v1, whole genome shotgun sequence genomic DNA contains:
- the LOC115741214 gene encoding serine/threonine-protein kinase/endoribonuclease IRE1a-like, which yields MTVGIVRRDLKPRNILITGTALVAKLSDVGIIKRQRIYRFPICGSSVWLVPELFRHDGCVSPAIDVFSLGCVLFFCIARGRHPFGERLERDANIEDNTMDLSSVEFIPEAHDLILRLLNADPKLRPQASKVLDHPFFWSSEKRLSFLRDICNRVELEAGAPNSRLLQELEKTAPTVFGESWDGKIEARVMDNLRRYGAYDGTRVRDLLQAVRDNFSHHKKAPKRVKKTFGSVPEGLDAYFAVRYPALLIESYRVLGQFCKKEKGFWEYFRSLSSAKRGRLLEVLTKSKRLKTR from the exons ATGACCGTGGGTATAGTCCGTCGGGATTTAAAGCCTCGAAATATCTTGATCACTGGGACCGCTTTAGTTGCTAAGCTATCTGATGTCGGCATTATTAAGCGCCAGAGAATATATCGCTTCCCCA TTTGTGGATCCTCAGTATGGCTGGTGCCTGAACTGTTTCGACATGATGGGTGCGTATCACCCGCGATAGACGTGTTTAGTTTAGGAtgtgtccttttcttttgcatagCTCGTGGAAGACATCCTTTTGGCGAGCGTCTAGAACGTGACGCTAATATTGAGGACAACACAATGGACTTGTCCTCGGTGGAATTTATACCAGAAGCCCATGATCTGATTTTGCGTTTGCTAAATGCGGATCCTAAATTGAG GCCACAGGCATCAAAGGTGCTTGACCATCCATTTTTTTGGAGTTCAGAGAAGAGACTGTCCTTTCTTCGTGATATCTGCAATAGAGTAGAATTGGAAGCTGGGGCACCCAATTCACGTCTTTTGCAAGAATTGGAGAAAACTGCGCCAACTGTTTTTGGTGAGAGTTGGGACGGCAAAATAGAGGCTAGAGTTATGGACAACCTACGTAGATATGGAGCCTACGATGGTACACGTGTCAGAGATTTATTGCAAGCGGTGAGAGACAATTTTAGCCACCACAAGAAAGCTCCGAAACGAGTTAAG AAGACCTTTGGATCGGTTCCCGAAGGTTTGGACGCTTACTTTGCTGTGCGATATCCTGCACTCTTGATTGAGTCCTATAGAGTTTTAGGTCAGTTCTGCAAAAAAGAGAAGGGCTTTTGGGAGTACTTTCGAAGTCTCAGCTCTGCAAAAAGGGGAAGGCTTTTGGAAGTCTTGACTAAAAGCAAAAGACTAAAGACTAGATGA
- the LOC115741217 gene encoding SAGA-associated factor 29 homolog A isoform X2, giving the protein MSSTAMSSTAMAGILESSRELDRLKKEQEDVLVEINKLHKKLQTTPEVVEKLGDTSLSKLKHLYTHAKELSEAEVTASTVMLNQLDTLLLSGPPGQPRRKIDSNDQKRKRMKNDSEISRMSSSMRSQLEVFASLKGQQVAARVTEDADKDEWFIVKVTNFDRETREFEVLDEEPGDDEESGGQRKYKVPVSHIIPFPKQNDPSGAQDFPSGSHVLAVYPGTTALYKATVVNSRKRKTEDYLLEFDDDEEDGAMPQRNVPFYNVVPLPEGHRQ; this is encoded by the exons aTGTCGTCGACGGCGATGTCGTCGACGGCGATGGCCGGGATATTGGAGAGCTCGAGGGAGCTCGATCGGTTGAAGAAGGAGCAGGAGGATGTGCTCGTGGAGATCAACAAATTGCACAAGAAGCTTCAAACTA CCCCTGAGGTGGTTGAGAAGCTGGGTGATACCTCGCTGTCAAAGTTGAAGCACTTGTATACTCATGCTAAAGAACTTTCAGAAGCTGAAGTGAC GGCTTCTACCGTGATGCTGAATCAACTGGATACTCTGCTACTATCTGGACCTCCTGGGCAACCACGAAGGAAAATAG ATAGTAATGATCAGAAGCGAAAACGGATGAAGAATGATTCAGAAATCTCCAGGATGTCTTCTTCCATGAGAAGCCAACTTGAGGTTTTTGCTAGTCTGAAAGGCCAACAG GTGGCGGCTAGGGTTACAGAAGATGCTGATAAGGATGAGTGGTTCATTGTGAAAGTGACAAACTTTGACCGAGAGACAAGAGA GTTCGAAGTATTAGATGAGGAGCCAGGTGACGACGAAGAAAGTGGAGGTCAAAG GAAATACAAGGTCCCGGTGTCTCACATTATTCCTTTCCCAAAGCAAAATGATCCCTCTGGTGCTCAAGATTTCCCTTCGGGTAGTCATGTTTTGGCTGTTTATCCTGGGACAACTGCACTATACAAAGCAACAGTCGTGAACTCCAGAAag AGAAAGACAGAGGA TTACTTGTTAGAGttcgacgacgacgaagaagacgGGGCCATGCCTCAAAGGAACGTACCCTTCTACAACGTGGTTCCTCTGCCCGAAGGACATCGTCAGTGA
- the LOC115741217 gene encoding SAGA-associated factor 29 homolog A isoform X1 produces MSSTAMSSTAMAGILESSRELDRLKKEQEDVLVEINKLHKKLQTTPEVVEKLGDTSLSKLKHLYTHAKELSEAEVTYGSLLVNSVMMSFFKPHLITCLLAQWASTVMLNQLDTLLLSGPPGQPRRKIDSNDQKRKRMKNDSEISRMSSSMRSQLEVFASLKGQQVAARVTEDADKDEWFIVKVTNFDRETREFEVLDEEPGDDEESGGQRKYKVPVSHIIPFPKQNDPSGAQDFPSGSHVLAVYPGTTALYKATVVNSRKRKTEDYLLEFDDDEEDGAMPQRNVPFYNVVPLPEGHRQ; encoded by the exons aTGTCGTCGACGGCGATGTCGTCGACGGCGATGGCCGGGATATTGGAGAGCTCGAGGGAGCTCGATCGGTTGAAGAAGGAGCAGGAGGATGTGCTCGTGGAGATCAACAAATTGCACAAGAAGCTTCAAACTA CCCCTGAGGTGGTTGAGAAGCTGGGTGATACCTCGCTGTCAAAGTTGAAGCACTTGTATACTCATGCTAAAGAACTTTCAGAAGCTGAAGTGACGTATGGTTCTCTCTTGGTTAATTCTGTCATGATGAGTTTCTTTAAGCCACATCTTATAACATGTTTACTTGCACAATG GGCTTCTACCGTGATGCTGAATCAACTGGATACTCTGCTACTATCTGGACCTCCTGGGCAACCACGAAGGAAAATAG ATAGTAATGATCAGAAGCGAAAACGGATGAAGAATGATTCAGAAATCTCCAGGATGTCTTCTTCCATGAGAAGCCAACTTGAGGTTTTTGCTAGTCTGAAAGGCCAACAG GTGGCGGCTAGGGTTACAGAAGATGCTGATAAGGATGAGTGGTTCATTGTGAAAGTGACAAACTTTGACCGAGAGACAAGAGA GTTCGAAGTATTAGATGAGGAGCCAGGTGACGACGAAGAAAGTGGAGGTCAAAG GAAATACAAGGTCCCGGTGTCTCACATTATTCCTTTCCCAAAGCAAAATGATCCCTCTGGTGCTCAAGATTTCCCTTCGGGTAGTCATGTTTTGGCTGTTTATCCTGGGACAACTGCACTATACAAAGCAACAGTCGTGAACTCCAGAAag AGAAAGACAGAGGA TTACTTGTTAGAGttcgacgacgacgaagaagacgGGGCCATGCCTCAAAGGAACGTACCCTTCTACAACGTGGTTCCTCTGCCCGAAGGACATCGTCAGTGA
- the LOC115741209 gene encoding uncharacterized protein LOC115741209 isoform X2 has product MAKSLSLTHKSLIFLRPIVSPTPSPPSLCIPNTAVLALSSSSSSSFPSALPHFFSTTSTPYPLQYDLIVNRPTQSSLARTRPRLGRPGDESCAPETDASEKPDVELGFDDWADRKLSPEANSEMDKSKRKYYSKRLKRMYGSDSEDERRRSEAEGGFVELKPEVAEFHRLHKREEELYFYDAFAYPWEKDKHYKMVYQLEKKYFPEHCLDKAFVEPGESAGSKGNAEAKGKKDKRRVNEGKEKMEDKRLVFFEEEKKDGDDLTRDAGKKDVMEKKVEEFFKCLKKVPGEKNVVSDGEPYVLTRSTELPPRWDGPYGTVVLINKPKGWTSFTVCGKLRRLVKVKKIIQREPWEHIKDGDIKRTAASFLGEIWQVPPMFSAIKVGGEKMYEKARRGETVELSPRRISILKFDIERSLEDRQNLIFRVTCSKGTYIRSLCADFAKNLGSCAHLTALKRDLIGQYSADDAWDFKDLEEAIAKGYF; this is encoded by the exons ATGGCGAAATCGCTCTCTCTCACCCACAAATCCCTCATCTTCCTCCGCCCAATCGTGTCTCCTACCCCCTCTCCGCCCTCTCTCTGTATCCCCAACACGGCCGTTCTCGCTCTCTCGTCTTCCTCGTCGTCCTCGTTTCCCTCCGCGCTGCCCCATTTCTTCTCCACCACCTCCACCCCCTACCCTCTCCAGTACGACCTCATCGTCAACCGCCCAACTCAGTCCTCGCTCGCCAGGACTCGCCCCCGGCTCGGCAGGCCCGGCGACGAGAGCTGCGCCCCCGAGACGGACGCCTCCGAAAAGCCCGACGTCGAGCTCGGGTTTGACGACTGGGCGGACCGGAAGCTCTCGCCGGAGGCAAATTCCGAGATGGACAAGTCCAAGAGGAAGTATTACAGCAAGAGGTTGAAGAGGATGTACGGGTCTGATTCTGAGGACGAGAGGCGGCGGAGTGAGGCGGAGGGTGGGTTTGTGGAGTTGAAGCCTGAGGTGGCGGAGTTTCATAGGTTGCacaagagagaggaggagtTGTACTTCTACGATGCGTTCGCTTATCCTTGGGAGAAGGACAAGCATTACAAGATGGTGTATCAGCTGGAGAAGAAGTATTTCCCCGAACATTGCCTCGATAAGGCGTTCGTCGAGCCTGGAGAGAGTGCTGGGTCGAAGGGAAATGCGGAAGCCAAAGGGAAGAAGGATAAGAGGAGGGTGAATGAGGGTAAGGAAAAAATGGAGGATAAGAGGTTGGTGTTCTttgaggaggagaagaaggatgGCGATGATTTGACGAGGGACGCTGGGAAGAAGGATGTGATGGAGAAGAAGGTTGAGGAGTTCTTCAAGTGTTTGAAGAAAGTCCCCGGTGAGAAAAATGTGGTGAGTGATGGCGAGCCTTATGTTTTGACTAGGAGTACTGAGCTTCCTCCAAGATGGGACGGGCCTTATGGAACAGTGGTTTTGATAAACAAACCCAAAG GTTGGACTTCATTCACAGTTTGTGGGAAGCTTCGACGTCTGGTCAAAGTAAAAAAG ATCATCCAGCGTGAACCTTGGGAGCACATCAAGGATGGAGATATAAAGAGAACTGCGGCGTCCTTTCTTGGAGAGATCTGGCAAGTCCCACCAATGTTTTCGGCCATAAAA GTTGGTGGAGAAAAAATGTACGAGAAAGCAAGGAGAGGAGAAACTGTTGAACTTTCACCAAGAAGGATTTCAATACTCAAATTTGACATTGAGCGCAGCCTGGAGGACag acaaaatctgatttttagggTAACGTGTTCAAAAGGGACATACATCCGTTCTTTGTGCGCTGATTTTGCAAAGAACCTCGGCAG CTGCGCTCATTTAACTGCTCTGAAGAGAGACTTAATAG GGCAATATTCTGCTGATGACGCTTGGGACTTCAAGGATTTAGAAGAGGCCATTGCCAAGGGATACTTttag
- the LOC115741209 gene encoding uncharacterized protein LOC115741209 isoform X1 gives MAKSLSLTHKSLIFLRPIVSPTPSPPSLCIPNTAVLALSSSSSSSFPSALPHFFSTTSTPYPLQYDLIVNRPTQSSLARTRPRLGRPGDESCAPETDASEKPDVELGFDDWADRKLSPEANSEMDKSKRKYYSKRLKRMYGSDSEDERRRSEAEGGFVELKPEVAEFHRLHKREEELYFYDAFAYPWEKDKHYKMVYQLEKKYFPEHCLDKAFVEPGESAGSKGNAEAKGKKDKRRVNEGKEKMEDKRLVFFEEEKKDGDDLTRDAGKKDVMEKKVEEFFKCLKKVPGEKNVVSDGEPYVLTRSTELPPRWDGPYGTVVLINKPKGWTSFTVCGKLRRLVKVKKVGHAGTLDPMATGLLIVCVGKATKLVETYQGMVKGYSGVFRLGEATSTLDADSPIIQREPWEHIKDGDIKRTAASFLGEIWQVPPMFSAIKVGGEKMYEKARRGETVELSPRRISILKFDIERSLEDRQNLIFRVTCSKGTYIRSLCADFAKNLGSCAHLTALKRDLIGQYSADDAWDFKDLEEAIAKGYF, from the exons ATGGCGAAATCGCTCTCTCTCACCCACAAATCCCTCATCTTCCTCCGCCCAATCGTGTCTCCTACCCCCTCTCCGCCCTCTCTCTGTATCCCCAACACGGCCGTTCTCGCTCTCTCGTCTTCCTCGTCGTCCTCGTTTCCCTCCGCGCTGCCCCATTTCTTCTCCACCACCTCCACCCCCTACCCTCTCCAGTACGACCTCATCGTCAACCGCCCAACTCAGTCCTCGCTCGCCAGGACTCGCCCCCGGCTCGGCAGGCCCGGCGACGAGAGCTGCGCCCCCGAGACGGACGCCTCCGAAAAGCCCGACGTCGAGCTCGGGTTTGACGACTGGGCGGACCGGAAGCTCTCGCCGGAGGCAAATTCCGAGATGGACAAGTCCAAGAGGAAGTATTACAGCAAGAGGTTGAAGAGGATGTACGGGTCTGATTCTGAGGACGAGAGGCGGCGGAGTGAGGCGGAGGGTGGGTTTGTGGAGTTGAAGCCTGAGGTGGCGGAGTTTCATAGGTTGCacaagagagaggaggagtTGTACTTCTACGATGCGTTCGCTTATCCTTGGGAGAAGGACAAGCATTACAAGATGGTGTATCAGCTGGAGAAGAAGTATTTCCCCGAACATTGCCTCGATAAGGCGTTCGTCGAGCCTGGAGAGAGTGCTGGGTCGAAGGGAAATGCGGAAGCCAAAGGGAAGAAGGATAAGAGGAGGGTGAATGAGGGTAAGGAAAAAATGGAGGATAAGAGGTTGGTGTTCTttgaggaggagaagaaggatgGCGATGATTTGACGAGGGACGCTGGGAAGAAGGATGTGATGGAGAAGAAGGTTGAGGAGTTCTTCAAGTGTTTGAAGAAAGTCCCCGGTGAGAAAAATGTGGTGAGTGATGGCGAGCCTTATGTTTTGACTAGGAGTACTGAGCTTCCTCCAAGATGGGACGGGCCTTATGGAACAGTGGTTTTGATAAACAAACCCAAAG GTTGGACTTCATTCACAGTTTGTGGGAAGCTTCGACGTCTGGTCAAAGTAAAAAAG GTTGGGCATGCTGGTACTCTTGATCCTATGGCAACTGGATTGTTAATTGTATGTGTGGGTAAAGCTACCAAGCTAGTGGAAAC ATATCAGGGTATGGTAAAGGGTTATAGCGGGGTTTTCCGTTTAGGAGAGGCCACATCAACTTTGGACGCTGATTCGCCA ATCATCCAGCGTGAACCTTGGGAGCACATCAAGGATGGAGATATAAAGAGAACTGCGGCGTCCTTTCTTGGAGAGATCTGGCAAGTCCCACCAATGTTTTCGGCCATAAAA GTTGGTGGAGAAAAAATGTACGAGAAAGCAAGGAGAGGAGAAACTGTTGAACTTTCACCAAGAAGGATTTCAATACTCAAATTTGACATTGAGCGCAGCCTGGAGGACag acaaaatctgatttttagggTAACGTGTTCAAAAGGGACATACATCCGTTCTTTGTGCGCTGATTTTGCAAAGAACCTCGGCAG CTGCGCTCATTTAACTGCTCTGAAGAGAGACTTAATAG GGCAATATTCTGCTGATGACGCTTGGGACTTCAAGGATTTAGAAGAGGCCATTGCCAAGGGATACTTttag